One genomic region from Oryzias melastigma strain HK-1 linkage group LG19, ASM292280v2, whole genome shotgun sequence encodes:
- the zgc:163057 gene encoding hemoglobin subunit alpha-D isoform X2, translating into MLSKKEKKLIREIWERLSPVAEDIGADALLRMFASFPGTKTYFSHLDISRGSAHLSSHGKKIVLAIAEGAKDISQLTVTLAPLQTLHAYQLRIDPTNFKLLSHCMLVTLACYLGEGFTPEAHAAMDKFLSAFAAVLAEKYR; encoded by the exons ATGCTgtcaaagaaggagaaaaaactAATACGAGAAATATGGGAGAGGCTGAGTCCAGTGGCTGAAGACATCGGCGCAGACGCTCTCCTTAG GATGTTCGCTTCATTTCCGGGCACAAAGACATATTTCTCTCATCTGGACATCAGTCGTGGCTCCGCCCACCTGTCCTCCCACGGGAAGAAGATCGTCCTGGCCATCGCCGAGGGAGCCAAAGACATCAGCCAGCTGACCGTCACCCTGGCTCCTCTGCAGACGCTGCACGCCTACCAGCTCCGGATAGACCCCACCAACTTCAAG CTGCTCTCTCACTGTATGCTCGTCACCCTGGCCTGTTATCTGGGCGAAGGCTTCACGCCGGAGGCGCACGCGGCCATGGACAAGTTCCTGTCGGCCTTTGCCGCCGTCCTCGCCGAGAAATACCGATGA
- the zgc:163057 gene encoding hemoglobin subunit alpha-D isoform X1, with protein MLSKKEKKLIREIWERLSPVAEDIGADALLRYLLLLFFRCRMFASFPGTKTYFSHLDISRGSAHLSSHGKKIVLAIAEGAKDISQLTVTLAPLQTLHAYQLRIDPTNFKLLSHCMLVTLACYLGEGFTPEAHAAMDKFLSAFAAVLAEKYR; from the exons ATGCTgtcaaagaaggagaaaaaactAATACGAGAAATATGGGAGAGGCTGAGTCCAGTGGCTGAAGACATCGGCGCAGACGCTCTCCTTAG atatttgttgttgttgtttttccgcTGTAGGATGTTCGCTTCATTTCCGGGCACAAAGACATATTTCTCTCATCTGGACATCAGTCGTGGCTCCGCCCACCTGTCCTCCCACGGGAAGAAGATCGTCCTGGCCATCGCCGAGGGAGCCAAAGACATCAGCCAGCTGACCGTCACCCTGGCTCCTCTGCAGACGCTGCACGCCTACCAGCTCCGGATAGACCCCACCAACTTCAAG CTGCTCTCTCACTGTATGCTCGTCACCCTGGCCTGTTATCTGGGCGAAGGCTTCACGCCGGAGGCGCACGCGGCCATGGACAAGTTCCTGTCGGCCTTTGCCGCCGTCCTCGCCGAGAAATACCGATGA
- the LOC112154609 gene encoding hemoglobin subunit beta-1: MVEWTEQERSIITNIFANLDYEDVGSKALSRCLIVYPWTQRYFASFGNLYNADAIKTNPNIAAHGTKVLHGLDRAVKNMDNIKATYAELSVLHSEKLHVDPDNFKLLADCLTIVIAAKMGSAFSPDVQATFQKFLAVVVSALGRQYH; encoded by the exons ATGGTTGAGTGGACCGAGCAGGAGCGCAGCATCATCACCAACATCTTCGCCAACCTGGACTATGAAGATGTGGGCTCCAAGGCTCTCAGCAG GTGTCTGATCGTCTACCCCTGGACTCAGAGGTACTTCGCCAGCTTTGGAAACCTCTACAACGCCGATGCCATCAAGACCAACCCGAACATCGCCGCCCACGGCACCAAGGTTCTGCACGGTCTGGACCGCGCCGTCAAGAACATGGACAACATCAAGGCCACCTACGCCGAGCTGAGCGTGCTGCACTCCGAGAAGCTGCACGTGGACCCCGACAACTTCAAG CTGCTGGCCGACTGCTTGACCATCGTCATCGCCGCCAAAATGGGCTCCGCCTTCAGCCCGGATGTCCAGGCGACCTTCCAGAAGTTCCTGGCCGTGGTGGTGTCCGCCCTGGGAAGGCAGTACCACTAG